Genomic segment of Passer domesticus isolate bPasDom1 chromosome 4, bPasDom1.hap1, whole genome shotgun sequence:
TCCCCAACTCTGTGATGTGGCTCTTGCCCAGACACAAAGTCGGGATCAgaccaatcccaatcccaatcccacgGCTGCTGCCGTTGGGGGATCCCAGAGCATTCCTTAGGGCTCCTGAGCTTCCCAAGGGTGTCCCAGTGGCTGTCCCAGGGCaaactggtggcactgggagctgggGTGGGTTTGTCCGGACACCGGCGAAGGGGAGAAGGAGTTTTGTTCTTCCCGGAGGATCCTCTGCtgttcccaaatccctccaaCCACGGAGCCTCCTCtgttcccaaatccctccaaCTACGGAGCCTCCTCTGTTCCCAAATCTCTCCAGAGCCCGGCTGGGGGTGGGCACTGCTCACCCCTGCTCCCACGACCCCGATCCCGGCAGGATCTCGGCAGGATCCCGGCAGGATCGGCAATCCCAAAGCTCAGGTTTTAGGGCGGACAGTCCCTTCCttgctggtgtcactgcccgGACCTCACACCCCATTCCCAACACTTTATCCCGTCCCAACCCCTTGGGAAAGCCGCCCCgtcagctcccccagctccttccagcTGGAGCCGCTCCAGCGGCTCTTTCGTGGGCGGTGATTAATTAATACCGGCTGCTAATTGGAGCCAGGTGCCCGGGGCAGCGCGGGCGGGACAGCCCCGTGTCCCCGGTGTGGGGCGGGGACCCTGGGGCTCTCCCCATCCCGATTCTGGGATCATCGGGGTCCCCGGGGCTGGAattctgctgctggaggggacagggatgtgtGGTGGCtcctggaggaggaagaggaggagggaaaatcTGCTGTGCCCATGATCCCCACCCCCAGATTTTGGGATTACCACGGGCTCATGCAGGAAATTCCAGGGTCTCCAGAAAACCAGGATGTTCTGGAATGTGGCCGAGGGTCTGAGCTGGACCCACCCTCCCTCGCTGGTTCTCCATGGATTTGAACCACAGAcacttcctttccttctttccaagTTTTTTTGGATTCCTACTGAATCCAGACCTTCCAGCTGCTGGCCTGGAGCAGCTTCCCCTGGAAATGTCCTCTTGGATtcatccctggaattgtccaaGCCGTGTTGGATCCACCTGGGATAAcagaaggtgtctctgcccatggatggggtggcactggatgggatttggggaccTTCCCAATTCCAACCATCCcacaattccatgattttatgaaCTCCACTTCTGGAGACCCCACAGAGACTCTGTCCCCTCCAACACCACATCCACCCCAGATCCATCTCCATTGGGATGTCCCGGGTGCTCTCTCCTTGGGGAAGGatttgggaagggctgggatcCCTTCCCACGTGGATCCATCTCCATTGGGATGTCCCGGGTGGTCTCTCCATGgggaagggattttggggtcccccagaCTCTCTCGtccgtgtccccaggtgccaacGGCGAGCGGTGCCCGACGCCGTCcccgcccggctccccgggGACACCCCACGACAGCTGCAGCATCGCCCCCCTGACGCCGTCCCAGTCACCGGTGAGTGCGGGACCAGCGGGACCACGGCGGGACCAGTGAGGCCGTTGTGGGGCTCCCAGTAAGGCAATTTGGGGTCCCAGTAAGGCAGTTTTGGGCTTCCCAGTAAGGCAGTTTTGGGCTTCCCAGTAAGGCCATTATGGGGCTCCCAGTAAGGCAATTTGGGGTCCCAGTAAGGCCATTCTGGGGTTCCCAGTAAGGCAGTTTTGGGCTTCCCAGTAAGGCCATTATGGGGTTCCCAGTAAggccattttggggtcccagtaaggcagttttggggtcccagtaTGGCCATTATGGGGTTCCCAGTAAGGCAGATTTGGGGTCTCCCAGTAAGGCCATTCTGGGGTTCCCAGTAAGGCAGATGTGGGGTCCCAGTAAGGCCATTATGGGGTCCCCAGTAAAGCCAATATGGGATTCCCAGTAAGGTTGTTATGAAGTCTGAGTATGGCCATTGTGGGGTCCCCAGTAAGACCATTATGGTGTTCCCAGTAaggcagttttggggtcccagtaTGGCCATTCTGGGGTTCCCAGTAAGGCAGATTTGGGGTCTCCCAGTAAGGCCATTATGGGGTTTCCAGACAGGCAGATTTGGGGTCCCAGTATGGCCATTGTGGGGTTCCCAGTAAGGCAGATTTGGGGTCCCAGTAAGACCATTATAGGGCTCCCAGTAAGGCAGTTGTGAGGTCCCAGTGAGACCATTGGGGTCCGTCCCCCTGTCCTTTCCTCCTCTGGTCCTTCCCCAGTTCCTGCTCCCCCTCCCAGTCCAGTCTCCATCCCCCCAGTCCCACAGGATGGGTCAGTCTATCCCCAGGGCCTCTATccatgggatttttgggatggaGGGGTTTTCCAGCTCTGGAATGACCCACCAGGAAAAGTTTAACCCCACAAAACTCCTGCCCTCACCCAGGCCCACCGGGTGTGGGAGGCCGCGTTCCAGAGCCGGATCCTCCCTGCAGTTCCTTGTCCCTGCACATTCCTGCGCCAGCCGCCTCTTCCCTGCTGATCCCGGCATTTTTCCCGGCCAGCTCGTGTCCTCACTTATCAAATCTGAGGACATTACAAGTTAACGAGGCTTTCAGCTTCCCGTGGTGACATAGGGACAGGGTCTTGTCACATCCTTACGGCTTCTTCGGCACGGGGACAGCCCTGGAGGGAAGGGACACGGAGTGGGGACAGGAAAAgtgtgggagcagcagtgggaacaTCCCAAAATGCCTGGGCCAGGGGGATTTTCAGCTGGGTGACACCTGGGATGATGTCACCTCATCCAAGATGGGAAGaagggaatggtttgggttcagtgacctttggggacacctgggacaatGCCCTTGGACTGAGCCCAGACACAGGGAAGGTTTTTGGGAATCTTGGCTCCAATTTTAGGGTCCAAGTGAGGGGGGCTCAACAATAAAAACAGGAGCCCCCAACAAccctggctgctcccatggGCATCCATCCCTCTCCAGGGCTGCCCAAATCCCTGTGTCCCATGGGAACTGCCTTTGGGAACGACAGCAGCCACCCCATGGAATATAGGAGACACTTTTCCCAATACAGTTGAAGATGTGTAAGAAGAATCACCCATCAGGAAATCACCAACCTGGgtgaaaatccaggaaaaatcctgggaaaatgaACGAGTTCCTGGGGTTTTTACTGCTTTTCTGGAATCCCCCAGTCCCAGCTGAGTGCCTGATCCCGTTCCTTGCCTTCCAGCGGAGCGAGGCGCGTTCCCAGCAGGCCCCGTCCTTCTCCGTGGTGGTGGCCATCGACTTTGGCACCACCTCCAGCGGTTACGCCTTCAGCTTCACCAGCGACCCCGAGGCCATCCACATGATGAGGTGAGGACCTgccagagcagggaaaggacTTTTATGGCCCCAAAATGGTCAGAAGCTGGGTTGGTGGGAGATGGTTCCTGGAAGCAGTGGTTGGAAGGTGTGGGGTGAGGATACTCtaagggctggagcacctctgctctggagccaggctgggagagctgggaatgttcacctggagaagggaaaattCCAGGGAATTCTCAGAGTCCCTGAAgaggctccaagagagctgcagagggactggggacaaagGATGGAGGgtcaggacacagggaatggctgccactgggaaaggggagattgggctgggaCTTTTggaaggaattgctggctggaaTGGAATTCTcagatttgctgtggctgcccctggatccctggcagtgtccaaggccaggctggatgggcttggagccacctggaaTAGTGGGTGGGatccctgccaaggcagggggtggcactcaGTGGTCTTccaggtccctcccaacccaaaccagtctggaacTCCATGAAATTCCTCGGAGGATGGAGCAGGATCACCCCTCCTCCTTTGTCCCCCTTTAAGGTCCTTCAGACCACACCCATAGAAACAAACTAAACCTGGCAGGACCCATTCCCTGGAAGTTCATCTACTCTGGCTCCTTTTTGCAGGAAATGGGAGGGGGGGGACCCGGGCGTGGCCAACCAGAAGACCCCCACCAGCCTCCTGCTGACCCCAGAGGGGACATTCCACAGCTTCGGCTACACCGCCCGCGATTACTACCACGACCTGGACCCCGAGGAGGCCCGCGAGTGGTTCTACTTCGAGAAGTTTAAGATGAAGATCCACAGCACCAGCGTGAGTCCCTGCTCTCATTCTGGTGTTCCTGGTGTTCTCAGGGGgatcctggccaggctgggaaatgaAATGTTGGGGAAAAACCCATTTTAGCCCATTTTAGGGGGTGAATTTGAGGTTCTCCCATCCgagctgctccagggtgggTGGATGTGGCTGCACATACCTTCAGGTGCCTGAGCAAATTCCCTTGGCCACCTCCCAGCCCCTGGTGTGATCCATTTGCTGTTCCCGGCAGGATCTGACCATGAAAACCGAGCTGGAAGCTGTCAACGGGAAGAAGATGCCGGCGCTGGAGGTGTTCGCCCATGCGCTGCGCTTCTTCAAGCAGCACGCGGTGCAGGTGGGGCCAcctccatccctcctcctccttcccaaatGGAATCCTCTGTGTCTTCTCCGTGCATTCcatgtgagggtggggaggccctggaatggaattcccagaggacCTGTGGCTGCCctatccctgggagtgtccaaggccaggttggacattggAGCTTGGAGTGACCTGGGATAGCAGGAGGTGTCCCTGGTGGatctggatgggatttaaggtccctcccaacccaagccattccatgattcaCCGGGAGTCCCCAGGTGTCACCTCCTGCTTGTCccctggcaggagctgaaggaccagtgcccatccctgcccgaGAACGATGCCATCCGCTGGGTCCTCACCGTGCCGGCCATCTGGAAGCAGCCGGCCAAGCAGTTCATGCGGGAAGCAGCCTACAAGGTGGGGGGACTCCGGAGGGTGACCACGTGGTGACCCTCACAGGGGTTGTGGTCTCTGGGGTATCCCCTTCCTCCCTCAAACTGaattcccactgccagaggctAGCGTTAGGTGGGATATTGGAGGAagttcctggctgggagggtgtgGAGGgactgggctggaattcccagatttgttgtggctgcccctggattcctggcagtgtccaaggccaggttggacactggggttggatccacctgggataatgggaggtgtccctgccgtggATGGGGTGGAagtgggatgggatttaaggtccttccaaccaaAACCGACCAAAAGCTGTTGGGTGAGCGGGTGGATAATTTGCCAGGTAGGTGGTTAAGTGGATGGTTGGGTGGTTGGTTGAATTGTTCAGTGGTTGGGTGGTTGGTTTGGTGCTCAGGTCATTGGTTGAGCAGTTGTCTGGTTGAGTGGTTGGGTTGTTGGTCGATGTGTTGGTTGAGCAGTTGATTGGTTGGTTGAATGGGTGGGTCATTGGTTGGGAGGCTGGTTGGGTGGCTGGCTGAGCAGTTTGGCCATTGGCTGGGTGACTGGTTTGGTGGTTGGGTCATTGGTTGAGCTGTTGGTTGGTCGGATGAGTGCTTGGTTTGGTGTTCAGGACATTGGTTGGTTCATTGGTTACTGGGTCATTCGTTGAGTGGTTGGAGGATTGAGCAGTTGATTGGTTGGGTGGTTGCTTGGGTGATTGGTTGGGTGCTCAGGTCATTGGTTGGGTAATTGGGTGGTTGGCTGGTTGAGTGGTTGGGTGATTGGTTTGGTGGTCAAGTCATTGGGTGGTAGGTTAGGTGGTGAGGTcattggttggttggttgggtggttggttggttggttggttggatGGCTGGTTTGGTGGTCAAGTCATTGGTTGGGTGGTTGGTTGGATGGTTGGTTTGGTGTTCAGGTTGTTGGTTTGGTGGCTGGTTTGGTGGTGAGGTCATTGGTTGTGTGGTTGGTTGGATGATTAGTTGGGCAGAGAGGTCATTGGTTGGTCGGGTAGTTGGTTGCATGGTTGGTTTGGTGGTCAGGTCATTGGTTGGTTGGTTGCGTGCTTGGGCTGTTGGTTGATCTGTTGGGTCACAAGTTGGGCGGTTGATTGGTCAGATTTTGGGTGAATATTCAGATATTGGCGATTGTTGGGTCCTCCCGCATTCCACAATCCCAGATCCGTGTGAGCaccaaggggctggggacacacccGGGAACCCGCAGTCCCCGTCCCCTCCCCGCCCTGTCACCGCGTGTCCCCGCAGGCCGGGCTGGTGTCCCCGGAGACACCGGAGCAGCTGCTGATCGCGCTGGAGCCCGAGGCCGCCTCCATTTACTGCCGGAAGCTGCGGCTGCACCAACTGATCGAGCTGAGCTGCCGCCCCCCGGCCAACGGGGCCGAGCCCCCCCAAACCATCGACTCCAGCTTCcggcagggtgaggggtgcagggaaggGAGTCGGGAtagggctgggggctggaggagcagggaatggggtcGGGACAAGGCcgggggctggaggagcagggagtggGGTCGGgacagggccaggggctggagaAGAAGGGAATGGGATCCAGCCCTGCATGCCAGGTCTGGAGGGTCCATCAGCTGCCATGGCTGGGGAAGTCCCTGGAGACCCCATTCCCAGGGAGTCTCTGGGGGATTTCTGTCCCCAGAGATCACCCCCCATTGCTAGAAACCCCCTTCCCAGAGACCCCTGTTCCCAGAGATCCCCCAGCCTTCCCAGAGATCCCCTGTTCCCAGAAGTCCTCATCCCCAGACACACCCCCCTCATTGGCAGAAACCCCATCCCCAGAGACCCCATTCCCAGAAATCCCATTCCCTCAGACTTCCCGTCCCCAGAAACCCCATTCCCAGAAACCCCATTCCCAGAGACCTCCTGTCCCCAGACCTCCCCATTCCCAGACCCCcccattcccccctccccaaatccagggcattttttcctgcttttccatgAACCTCCAAGCTGTGTCCCCTTCCTGCCACCTTGGCCACCACCCCGTGTCCCTGGGCCACCTCCAGGGACTGTCCCCCCGTGGGTGGGATCCTGGGCTTTACTGGGACAGCCCCAGTTTGCCCAGCAGGGACCAAGCCCCAGAACTGGGACGCACTGGTGGCGATCCCAGATGGAGATTTGGTGTTCCGtgggggatttatggggtcgcTCGAGCTGACCCCAAGCATGAGGAATTATCCACGTGCCAAAAATATCCCGGGACAACCCCACCTTTCCCAACTCATCCCGGCCCTTCCGGGCAGCTTTGATGTCCCTGGGACGGGGGGAGCAGAGGAAACCCCACCCGGGCTGTGGGGTCTGGGCCGGAGGTGGCATCGcccagggtgggcacagggtgATCCCATGGGATCCGGTGGGatcctttgggatggcagcagggaaagctggaTCAGCCCGTCCATGGTGGAGCTGGGTCATACTGGGGTCCTGGCTGGAGGGGAGCGGtcaccagtgctcccagtacggACCCCACAGCGGGAATGGGGCGGATCCTGGGTAATGGGGTGGATCCCACGGAAATGGGGTGGATCCCATGGATATGGGGGGATCCTGACCCCGCTGCCGACCCCCGGCTCTGTCCCCCAGCCCGGGAGCAGCTCCGGCGATCCCGGCACAGCCGCACCTTCCTGGTGGAGTCGGGAGTGGGCGAGCTCTGGTCGGAGATGCAGGCAGGTATGAGGGGGGGACAAGGGTGGGGGTCCCCACTGGAGATTCCCAGATCCCGGCGTCCCCCTGGATGTCGCCTTCGTGGCAGAGCCACCCCCAAGCACCCAAGGGTGCTCCTGCCGTGGGGGTGACACGTTGGGGTCTGTCCCTTGACCGCATGGACGGGCGGGGTCTCCCTGCCACATCCCCATCCCTTCGTCTCTCCACCCACCCCAATTCCCAATATTTTGGTTAAAATTTACTTTTCCCCGGGAAAACGCAGCCCTGTGTCCCCGCGGCTGCTGCCACCCCGCGGGTCACTCAGGACCGCCACCCTGTCGCTGTCCCCCCGCAGGTGACAGGTACATCGTGGCCGATTGTGGCGGGGGCACGGTGGATTTGACCGTGCACCAGATCGAGAAGCCGCAGGGGACGCTGAAGGAGCTCTACAAAGCCTCGGGTGGGATGAGGATCCCTtttcatcctttcttcctccgcTCCGTGATCCTcccgggaccccaaaccccggctgggaccccaaacgccggctgaaaccccaaacccaggctgggaccccaaaccccggCTGGGACCCCAAGCCCAggctgggaccccaaacccGGGATGTGACCCCAAACCCGGGCTGGGACTCCAAGTCCGGGCTGGGCCTCCAAACCTcggctgggaccccaaatctGGGCTGTGACCCCAAACCCGGGCTGGGACCCCAGACCCGGGCTGTGACCCCAGACCCGgcctgggaccccaaatccgGGTTGGGCCCCAAACCCGGGCTGTGACCCCAAATCCGGGCTGGGCCCCAAATCcgggctgggaccccaaacccgggctgggaccccaaatctGGGCTTGGACGCCCCCGCCCCACGAAAGTGTTGTGGGTGGGGCTGTGGCGCCACCTGGTGGCGCGAGGGGGAAGTGcagggggacagagaggggacagagggaagcGGGGGGATGGACTGAGGGGACAAGGAGGGACACGGGTGGATTAGGGGGACAAGGGGGACAGGGAGGATGGCGAGGGTGGGCgaggggggacagagggacaaggggctgggatggagggacaggggTGTGTGGGgcacatggggacagggatggcacaaagacatcaggatgggggacatggggacatggatGCCACAAGGGCATTGggatgggggacatggggacatgtgGGCACATAGGGGTACCACGGGGATGTGTGGGGACCTCAGGATATGAGGGAATGGGACATGGAGATGTGGGTGACGCAGGGACGTGGGGATGTGGGACATGGGGGAGACAAGGACGTGGAGATgaaggacatggggacacgggaatGTGGGAGATATGAGGATATGGTgttggggggacacggggacatggagGATATGGGGAACACAGTGAAGGGGGACATGAggacatcaggatgggggacaTAGGAGACACAGAGGCATGGGgatgggggacacggggacatgggaaTGTAGGGGACATAGGGACATGGAGATGTGGGAGAACGTGGTGATGGGGGACATGGCTGCCATGGGGACACGGCTACCATGGGGCCACCTCCTGACCCCACCCTTGTCCCGCAGGAGGTCCCTACGGGGCCGTGGGCGTGGACCTGGCCTTTGAGAAGCTTCTGTGCCACATATTTGGGGACGATTTCATCGCCACCTTCAAGGCCAAGCGTCCGGCAGCCTGGGTGGACCTGACCATCGCCTTCGAGGCACGGAAGCGCGCTGCAGCCCCGAGCCGCTCCAGCCCCCTCAACATCTCCCTGCCCTTCTCCTTCATCGACTTTTATCGCAAACACCGCGGCCACAACGTGGAGACCGCGCTCCGCAAGAGCAAGTGAGGGGTGACGCGGCTTGGGGACATCTCGGGAGCGTGGGGACACGGTgggagtgacactggggtgGGAGAGGGCAAGAGAGGGGGGGAAGGTGGGagagggtgggaggggagagggcagggaaggaCCAGGTGAGAGTTCTTGGTCACCCCCGGGTCtcctgtgtgtccccagtgtcaacCTGGTGAAGTGGTCGTCCCAAGGGATGCTGCGGATGTCCCCAGAGGCCATGAACGAGCTGTTCCAGCCAACCATCACCCACATCATCCAGCACATCggtggggcctggggacacgcCCATCCATGGGGaacctctgtccctgtcccaccccctgTCCCTGGGAtcactccccatccctgggacctTCCCTGTTACTGGGAGCCCCCCCATTCCTGGGATCATTCCCATCCCTGCGGGATGCCCCCTATTCCTGGGAGCCCCTTCATCCCTGGAATCATTCCTGTTCCTGGGACCATCCCTGTCCCTATGAGCCCCCCATCCTTGGGACCATCCCCTGCCTGAGAGATCCCCCCCATCCCTGGGACTATCCCACACCCTGGGATCCCCTTTATCCCTGTGaccctgctcctgtgcctgggaCCCCCCTTCATCCCCGgcacctcccctgtccctggaaCCCCTTTTGTCCCTGGGACCACCCCTGTCTCTGGAACCCCCTCCATCCCTGGAACCCACCTTGTCTCTGGGATCCCCCATTCCTGGATACCCCATTCCTTGTCCCTGGAATCCCCATTGTCCCTGGGAACCTTTTATCCCTGGAATCCCCATTGTCCCTAGGACCAGCCCTTGTCCCTGGAACCCCCACTTTCCCTGGAAACCTTTTGTCCCTGGAACTCTCATTGTCCCTGGAAACCTTTTATCCCTAAAACCCTTCCTGTCCCTGGAACCCCCCTTGTCCTGAGATCCTCCCTGTCCCTCGGCCCCATTCTGTACCTGGAACTGCCCCCATTCCTGGACTCCCCTAATCCCTGGCATGCCATCACCCCCACCCCTTCCCCACACCTCTTCTCCACCATCCcaaccccaaacctcccctttTATCCCCGCTCCAGACACCCTCCTGAAGAAACCGGAGGTCCACGGCATCaaattcctgttcctggtgggTGGCTTCGCCGAGTCGGCCATGCTGCAGCGGGCGGTGCAGGCCGCCTTCGGCCACTGCTGCCGGGTCATCGTCCCGCAGGATGTGGGGCTGACCATCCTCAAAGGGGCCGTGCTCTTCGGCCTGGACCCCGGCGTGGTGCGGGTGCGCCGCTCCCCGCTCACCTACGGCGTGGGGGTCCTCAACAAGTTCGTGGAGGGCAAGCACCCCCGGGAGAAGCTGCTGGTCAAGGAGGGCAAGAACTGGTGCACCGACATCTTTGAGAAGTTCGTGACCGTGGACCAGTCGGTGGCGTTGGGCGAGGTGGTCCAGCGGAGCTActgccccgcccggcccggccagCGCCGGACCATCATCAACATCTACTGCTGTGACACCGATGACGTGGTGTACATCACCGACCCCGGCGTCAGGAAGTGCGGCACcatcagcctggagctgggggacacgggggacgtgggcccggcgcggggccggcgcgAGATCCGCACCAGCATGCAGTTCGGGGACACCGAGATCAAGGTGACGGCGCTGGACACGCGCACGGCACGCAGCGTGAAGGCCACCATTGACTTCCTGTCCAATTGAGGGGCCCCTGGAATGTGCCACCATTGACTTCCTGTCCAACTGAGCGGCCCCTGGGATGTGCCACCATTGACTTCCTGTCCAAATGGGACTACCCAGGATGTGCCACCATCAGCTTCCTGTCCAAATGGGACTACCCAGGATGTGCCACCATCGACTTCCTGTCCAAATGGGACTACCCAGGATGTGCCACCATCGACTTCCTGTCCAAATGGGACTACCCAGGATGTGCCACCATCGACTTCCTGTCCAAATGGCACTACCCAGGATGTGCCACCATTGACTTCCTGTCCAATTGAGGGGCCCCTGGGATGCGCCACCATTGACTTCCTGTCCAATTGAGGGGCCCCCATGATGGGGCACCATCAATATCCTGTCCAACTGAGGGGACTCTGGGACATGCCACCATTGTCTTCCTGTGCAACTGAGACTAGCCAGGATGTGCCACCATCTACTTCCTGTCCAACTGAGACCTTCCTGGAGACTCCACCATTGAATTAATCTCCAACTGAGACCCTCTGTCATCATGGGGACACCTCCAGGATCTGCCACCCTTGACTTGCTCTCCAACTgaggggccctggcattgtgggGACATCCCTGGAATCTGACACGATTGACTTCTGGTCCAAATGAGACCTCCCTGGAAATGCCACCACTGACTTCCTGTCCAACTGACATGGGGACTACCATTGTGGGGACCACTGGGAGATGCCACCACTGACTTCACCTTCAACTGAGGCCATCCTGGGATCTGCCAGCACTGAATCCTGTCCAACTGAGAGTCCCTGTCATtgtggggacacccccaggagctgccaccaTCAACTTCCTGTCCAACTGAGGGGCCTTGGGAGATGCCACCATCAACTTCATTTCTAGCTGAGACCCCGCCAACATCATGGGGACCAGTGGGACCTACCACCATGGACTTCCTGTCCAACGGAAACCTTCCTGGAGATGCCACCATCGATTTCCACCCCAGCTGAGACCTCCTGTCACTGTGGGGACCATGCCAGGACCTGGCACCATTGATTCCCTCCCAGAGTGAGACCCCCTCCTTATCCTGGGGaccccagtccctgtccccaccctcTCCCATCTTCCTTTAACTGGAATTGGCCTCATGACCCCTCCCCATCCCGAACGAGGACTCTTTGGGATTTTCCACCCAggggtgtcccctgtccctctgggCAGGTTCATGGAGGGGATCTGGGctcccagcccattcccagtgGGATTTTAATCCTTCCCAAGGTGGGATTTTGTACTTTaaccccccctccccaggcatgTAAGATATCTttgtatttatatacatatatatatatatatatttgtaggCACATAAAACCTCCTGAAATTGCTCCTGGTCCTTGTaccatgaggaaaaaaaaaaggaaaagagagaaaaaaaacaggaaaaaatctgagaaaaacaaaaaaaaacccaaaaagaggCGCTGGCAGCAACACAAGGACATGGCCGGGGGACATGGCCCCAACCCTGAAGCCATGGGGGACCCCCGCTCCCGCCCCACATTCCACAGGCAAAATTCCTCCCTCACCccagaaaagaggaaaattccCACCCCAAGAGGCACaattcccccaaaacccccccggggctgtggggtgagggcgaagcagcggcagcagcaacAAGCGGGGTCCCCCCTGCCCGCTTTGGGGACCGTGCTGTGCTTTGGGGACTTTG
This window contains:
- the HSPA12B gene encoding heat shock 70 kDa protein 12B; amino-acid sequence: MAMLLEPGMQSLRMSANGERCPTPSPPGSPGTPHDSCSIAPLTPSQSPRSEARSQQAPSFSVVVAIDFGTTSSGYAFSFTSDPEAIHMMRKWEGGDPGVANQKTPTSLLLTPEGTFHSFGYTARDYYHDLDPEEAREWFYFEKFKMKIHSTSDLTMKTELEAVNGKKMPALEVFAHALRFFKQHAVQELKDQCPSLPENDAIRWVLTVPAIWKQPAKQFMREAAYKAGLVSPETPEQLLIALEPEAASIYCRKLRLHQLIELSCRPPANGAEPPQTIDSSFRQAREQLRRSRHSRTFLVESGVGELWSEMQAGDRYIVADCGGGTVDLTVHQIEKPQGTLKELYKASGGPYGAVGVDLAFEKLLCHIFGDDFIATFKAKRPAAWVDLTIAFEARKRAAAPSRSSPLNISLPFSFIDFYRKHRGHNVETALRKSNVNLVKWSSQGMLRMSPEAMNELFQPTITHIIQHIDTLLKKPEVHGIKFLFLVGGFAESAMLQRAVQAAFGHCCRVIVPQDVGLTILKGAVLFGLDPGVVRVRRSPLTYGVGVLNKFVEGKHPREKLLVKEGKNWCTDIFEKFVTVDQSVALGEVVQRSYCPARPGQRRTIINIYCCDTDDVVYITDPGVRKCGTISLELGDTGDVGPARGRREIRTSMQFGDTEIKVTALDTRTARSVKATIDFLSN